One region of Bacteroidota bacterium genomic DNA includes:
- a CDS encoding MGMT family protein has product MNRTKQGPSPQSVRDTMIREVVSQIPRGKVATYGEIARLSGFIGQARLVGHALRNLPPNSRIPWQRVINSQGRISLPREGGHYRRQERLLEKEGVRFQKGKIDLDRYGWIRAMKLPRA; this is encoded by the coding sequence TTGAATAGAACCAAGCAGGGGCCTTCCCCGCAATCGGTCCGGGACACGATGATCCGCGAGGTCGTGTCCCAAATCCCCCGCGGAAAAGTCGCCACCTACGGCGAAATTGCCCGCCTGAGCGGATTCATCGGTCAGGCACGACTCGTCGGGCACGCTCTCCGGAATCTTCCACCCAATTCCCGTATTCCCTGGCAGCGCGTCATCAACTCCCAGGGGAGAATTTCCTTGCCCCGGGAGGGGGGACACTATCGGAGGCAAGAGCGGCTGCTTGAGAAGGAGGGGGTCCGGTTTCAGAAGGGGAAAATCGACCTCGACCGGTACGGGTGGATCCGTGCCATGAAACTTCCCCGGGC